The following proteins are encoded in a genomic region of Cryptomeria japonica chromosome 11, Sugi_1.0, whole genome shotgun sequence:
- the LOC131038187 gene encoding aluminum-activated malate transporter 10 encodes MCATLLGGMLAVGVNYFADCAGHKAEPIILAAAVFVQSGATTFARFYPGIKTKYDYGLLVFILTFSFMTISGYRVHNLFVQASQRLASIIVGCVLCILISLFVCPIWAGEDLHKLTIHNMEGLAQSCEGCVAEFFRGGDSDKDKVSKGYKCVLNSTSLEESLANFARWEPAHGSFGFRYPWLQYLKMGAAMRGCAYYVEALNGCLNSETMAPSSVKSHMAAPCMQIAAECSKVLIQLADSIKTMTKNPNSDLMIEKMNKAMEELQKCLISHPELFNVSKRWQINDDDGGNNTDSEAKNLLQFSIHKQVKNAEKTQKKSAIENSKKTAINFMDGLAVATVACLLKEIVARLSTVIKAVDELGKRANFKSAENKQITVLLIPPLSPAAAKEGSPPPSLKKVLRRCTSV; translated from the exons GTGGAGCGACCACTTTTGCACGTTTTTATCCAGGGATAAAGACCAAATATGATTATGGACTCCTAGTCTTCATTCTCACCTTCAGTTTCATGACAATCTCTGGATATCGCGTACACAATTTATTTGTTCAGGCTTCTCAGCGTCTCGCCTCCATAATCGTTGGATGTGTTTTATGTATTCTCATCAGTTTATTCGTTTGCCCGATCTGGGCCGGAGAAGATCTTCATAAATTGACCATTCACAATATGGAAGGGCTTGCCCAATCCTGTGAAG GATGTGTTGCTGAATTTTTTCGAGGAGGAGACAGCGACAAGGATAAAGTCTCCAAGGGCTACAAATGTGTTCTGAATTCCACGTCTTTAGAAGAATCCCTT GCGAACTTTGCTAGATGGGAGCCTGCACACGGGTCATTTGGGTTCAGATATCCATGGCTCCAGTACCTGAAAATGGGAGCGGCCATGCGTGGTTGTGCATATTACGTAGAAGCTTTGAATGGTTGCCTTAACTCTGAAACCATG GCACCATCATCTGTGAAATCACACATGGCAGCACCCTGCATGCAAATTGCAGCAGAATGTTCCAAAGTGCTGATACAACTTGCAGACAGCATAAAGACAATGACCAAGAACCCTAACTCTGATCTCATGATTGAAAAAATGAACAAAGCAATGGAGGAGCTCCAGAAGTGCTTGATATCTCATCCAGAGCTTTTCAACGTCAGTAAAAGGTGGCAGattaatgatgatgatggtgggaaTAATACAGACTCTGAAGCTAAAAACCTTCTCCAATTTTCGATACACAAGCAAGTGAAGAATGCTGAAAAAACCCAAAAGAAAAGTGCAATAGAAAACAGTAAAAAAACAGCAATAAACTTCATGGATGGTCTTGCTGTGGCCACAGTTGCGTGTCTTCTCAAAGAAATTGTGGCAAGGCTTAGCACTGTGATTAAGGCAGTTGATGAACTGGGTAAGCGTGCAAATTTCAAATCAGCAGAAAATAAACAAATAACTGTATTGCTGATTCCACCATTATCTCCTGCAGCAGCCAAAGAAGGTTCTCCACCACCTTCACTTAAAAAAGTTCTTAGACGCTGCACATCAGTCTAA